Proteins encoded together in one Pleurocapsa sp. PCC 7319 window:
- a CDS encoding RRXRR domain-containing protein yields MQRVPVVDKNGSPLMPTKCSRARRMVRDGKAVGKWNKLGVHYIQLVKDPSGREMQSISVGLDPGKFYSGIGLVSSKFTLFTAHVFLPFETVKNRMEQRLMMRRSRRGRRINRKVEFSQRAHRQKRFSNRRQKGVAPSIKANRLLEISIISELSKLYPISSIVYEYVKAKTIKGCSFSPVQVGQKWAIEQLSKIAPVVTKFGWQTSNLRKHLGLPKQKLNKKEPIPATHAVDGLVLAVTQFIDYLPFENSGGRGHCWQGKITITDAPFLVIRRPPISRRQLHLMLPSKGGNRRKYGGTITRHQGIRKGDFVEGVKAGITSQGWCSGDTARQISISNAAWKRIGQFTASKVRLLQRSTKLICTQGKNFTVAV; encoded by the coding sequence ATGCAAAGAGTACCAGTTGTAGACAAAAACGGCAGTCCATTAATGCCCACCAAATGCTCTCGTGCCAGAAGAATGGTGCGAGATGGTAAGGCGGTAGGCAAGTGGAATAAGCTTGGAGTCCACTATATTCAATTAGTTAAAGATCCTAGCGGTAGAGAGATGCAATCAATTTCAGTAGGTCTAGATCCAGGCAAATTTTATTCTGGAATTGGACTTGTAAGCAGCAAGTTTACTCTCTTTACTGCTCATGTATTTCTACCTTTTGAAACCGTCAAAAATCGCATGGAACAGCGTCTAATGATGCGTCGTTCTAGAAGAGGAAGAAGAATTAATCGCAAGGTTGAATTTTCTCAAAGAGCGCACAGACAAAAAAGGTTTTCTAACCGCAGACAGAAAGGTGTTGCCCCAAGCATCAAAGCCAATAGGTTACTCGAAATTTCTATTATTTCTGAGTTATCTAAGTTGTATCCAATAAGCTCTATTGTCTACGAATATGTAAAGGCTAAAACAATTAAAGGATGCTCTTTCTCACCTGTTCAGGTAGGACAGAAATGGGCAATCGAACAACTATCCAAAATTGCTCCCGTCGTAACCAAATTTGGTTGGCAAACGAGCAATCTAAGAAAACACTTGGGTTTACCTAAGCAGAAACTAAATAAGAAAGAACCTATTCCAGCGACTCATGCAGTTGACGGTTTGGTTCTTGCAGTAACTCAATTTATTGATTATTTACCTTTTGAAAATTCAGGTGGCAGAGGTCATTGCTGGCAAGGAAAAATAACTATTACCGATGCGCCATTTTTGGTTATCCGAAGACCACCTATTAGTAGAAGACAACTGCATCTAATGTTGCCCTCTAAAGGTGGAAACAGAAGAAAATATGGTGGCACTATTACTCGTCATCAAGGTATCCGAAAAGGAGACTTTGTAGAAGGAGTTAAAGCTGGAATTACATCCCAAGGATGGTGTTCTGGAGATACAGCTAGGCAGATTAGCATCTCGAATGCAGCCTGGAAACGTATCGGGCAATTCACTGCATCCAAGGTTAGGTTGTTGCAACGGTCAACAAAACTCATTTGTACACAGGGAAAGAATTTCACCGTTGCAGTTTAA
- a CDS encoding serine/threonine-protein kinase codes for MKLLHQQAEIIANRYQIVNTLGQGGMGTTYAAIDLNSSRRVAIKVVSLRQSNEWKILELFAREAQVLASLNHPYIPNYLDYFELDSEDDRRFYLVQELVKGKSLAELVEQRWRATEVEVKDIARQVLNILIYLHSLAPPVIHRDIKPQNIIRQPDGKVYLVDFGAVQAVYRNTISIGGTFVGTLGYMSPEQLRGKVVPASDLYSLGCSLLFLLTHRTPLQQLTPALTRRGVRMPNPVG; via the coding sequence ATGAAATTACTTCATCAACAAGCAGAAATTATTGCTAATCGCTACCAAATTGTCAATACACTCGGACAAGGTGGTATGGGTACTACTTATGCTGCTATTGATTTAAATAGTTCCCGTCGAGTTGCTATCAAGGTTGTCTCGCTGCGTCAATCTAACGAGTGGAAAATCTTAGAGCTATTTGCCAGAGAAGCTCAAGTATTAGCTAGCCTTAATCATCCTTATATTCCTAATTACCTCGATTATTTTGAGTTAGATAGCGAAGATGACAGAAGGTTTTACTTAGTACAAGAATTAGTAAAGGGCAAATCTTTAGCTGAATTAGTCGAACAAAGATGGCGTGCTACTGAAGTTGAAGTAAAAGACATTGCCAGACAAGTATTAAATATACTAATTTACTTGCATTCCCTTGCCCCACCAGTAATTCATCGAGATATTAAACCGCAAAATATTATTCGCCAACCAGATGGCAAAGTTTATCTAGTAGATTTTGGTGCAGTGCAAGCCGTGTATCGAAATACTATTAGTATCGGTGGAACTTTTGTCGGTACTTTGGGCTATATGTCACCCGAACAATTGCGCGGGAAAGTTGTACCTGCGTCAGATTTATATAGCTTAGGGTGTAGTTTATTATTCTTGTTAACCCATCGAACGCCCCTTCAACAACTCACACCTGCTCTAACGAGACGAGGTGTGAGAATGCCCAACCCAGTAGGCTGA
- a CDS encoding serine/threonine-protein kinase produces METLHQQAEIIVNRYQIVTTLGQGGMGTTYAAVDLQSSQRVAIKVVSLRQVQDWKILELFEREAKVLANLNHPYIPDYLDYFELDTNEDKRFYLVQELVEGKSVAESFEQGWQATENEARNIAAQVLLILGYLHSLIPPVIHRDIKPQNIIRREDGKVYLVDFGAVQDVYRNTVSVSNTFVGSLGYMSLEQLRGNVVPASDLYSLGCSLIFLITGKSPTDLPEKRMKINFRSQANVSDDFADWLDRLIEPSLERRFPSAEDALSQLRKSPKIPVVNSQPIIQKLPNSSIVIKKENQKLHITILGTVDDLVFGFAQFLVVGLGLSFIALGFLGSGNLGLGLIFSIGLVALYVAILNTYYGIVKKTSLAIYPTSFQLDWTTWSWTGAKNKSVSGFTQDIDSVYLYLDLHKTKTTNGRIEKTIVSSCAISVGKQEYEFGNGYQLTEAEANCLVQEISAFLKHVRG; encoded by the coding sequence ATGGAAACCTTACATCAACAGGCGGAAATCATTGTCAACCGTTACCAAATTGTTACTACACTGGGACAAGGTGGCATGGGGACTACTTACGCTGCGGTAGATTTACAGAGTTCCCAACGAGTTGCCATCAAAGTTGTTTCCTTACGCCAGGTACAAGATTGGAAAATACTAGAGCTATTTGAGAGAGAAGCTAAAGTATTGGCTAATCTCAATCATCCCTATATTCCTGATTACTTAGATTATTTTGAGTTGGATACAAATGAAGACAAAAGATTCTATCTAGTACAAGAGTTAGTAGAGGGTAAATCTGTAGCTGAATCCTTTGAACAAGGTTGGCAGGCAACAGAAAATGAGGCAAGAAACATTGCTGCACAGGTATTGTTAATTTTAGGTTATTTACACTCACTGATACCACCAGTAATCCATCGCGACATCAAGCCACAAAACATTATTCGTCGAGAAGATGGCAAAGTCTATCTAGTAGATTTCGGTGCAGTACAAGATGTCTATCGCAATACTGTTAGTGTTAGTAATACTTTTGTTGGTAGTCTCGGTTATATGTCTTTAGAGCAGTTACGGGGTAATGTTGTGCCTGCTTCAGATCTTTATAGCCTGGGATGTAGTCTTATTTTTCTAATCACTGGCAAATCTCCTACAGATTTACCAGAAAAACGGATGAAAATAAATTTTCGTTCTCAGGCTAATGTATCTGACGATTTTGCTGATTGGCTAGATCGACTAATTGAACCTTCTTTAGAAAGACGCTTTCCGTCTGCCGAAGACGCGCTTAGTCAATTACGAAAATCCCCAAAAATACCAGTTGTTAATTCACAACCCATTATTCAAAAACTTCCTAATAGCAGTATTGTTATTAAAAAAGAGAATCAAAAATTACATATTACAATTCTTGGAACTGTAGATGATTTAGTTTTTGGATTTGCGCAATTTTTAGTTGTAGGTTTGGGATTAAGTTTTATTGCTTTAGGATTTTTGGGTTCAGGAAATTTAGGTCTAGGTCTAATATTTTCAATTGGTCTTGTTGCCTTATATGTTGCGATTCTCAACACATATTACGGAATTGTAAAAAAAACTTCTTTAGCTATTTATCCTACAAGTTTTCAATTGGATTGGACAACTTGGAGTTGGACTGGTGCGAAAAATAAATCTGTATCAGGATTCACTCAAGATATTGATTCAGTTTATCTTTATCTGGATCTACATAAAACTAAAACTACAAATGGAAGGATCGAAAAAACAATAGTAAGTAGTTGTGCTATTTCTGTTGGCAAACAAGAATATGAATTCGGTAATGGATACCAGTTAACTGAAGCAGAAGCCAATTGCTTAGTTCAAGAAATATCGGCATTTCTTAAACATGTTCGTGGTTAA
- a CDS encoding protein kinase — protein sequence MKALHQQTEVIFYRYQIITVLGQGGMGTTYAAIDLTNSQLVAIKAVSLRQANEWKILELFEREAKVLANLDHTHIPNYLDYFELDSEDDRRFYLGQELVQGQSLAELVKQGWHVSEAEIK from the coding sequence ATGAAAGCATTACATCAACAAACAGAGGTCATTTTCTACCGCTACCAAATTATTACCGTCCTCGGGCAGGGTGGTATGGGCACTACCTATGCTGCTATTGATTTAACTAACTCTCAACTAGTAGCAATTAAAGCTGTATCTCTGCGTCAAGCTAACGAGTGGAAAATCCTAGAGTTGTTTGAGAGGGAAGCCAAAGTTTTAGCTAATCTAGATCATACCCATATTCCTAATTATCTCGATTATTTTGAGTTAGATAGCGAAGATGATAGAAGGTTTTATTTAGGACAAGAATTAGTTCAAGGGCAATCTTTAGCTGAATTAGTTAAACAAGGATGGCATGTTAGTGAAGCAGAAATAAAATAA
- a CDS encoding GUN4 domain-containing protein: protein MIFSHKFAIALSASVLLTGGQSIAQSNAASIDYSRLESLLAEGDWQEAHQETRDLMIQAGGAEEVGYLEDESVTNFPCLDLNAIDQLWSQYSNGKFGFNAQRQIWENMGGNPSSGDTALDKFAVQVGWKKEDAGRTEYLEYSELTFDPQTAVAGHLPALKFIPDIVDAEVPGSITSGSTSEFLQRVRTCSK, encoded by the coding sequence ATGATTTTTTCTCATAAATTTGCGATCGCTCTATCTGCTTCAGTTTTACTTACTGGAGGACAAAGCATTGCCCAATCTAATGCAGCAAGCATTGACTATAGCCGTTTAGAAAGTCTTTTAGCTGAAGGAGACTGGCAAGAAGCACATCAAGAAACCAGAGATTTGATGATTCAAGCTGGTGGGGCAGAAGAAGTAGGTTATCTCGAGGATGAAAGCGTTACCAATTTTCCCTGTTTGGATCTCAACGCAATAGACCAATTGTGGTCACAATATAGTAATGGTAAGTTTGGCTTTAATGCCCAGCGGCAAATATGGGAAAATATGGGGGGGAATCCTTCATCTGGAGATACTGCATTAGATAAATTTGCAGTTCAAGTAGGCTGGAAAAAAGAAGATGCTGGTCGAACTGAATATTTAGAATATTCAGAATTAACATTCGATCCTCAAACTGCGGTTGCAGGACACTTACCTGCATTAAAGTTTATACCCGATATTGTTGATGCAGAAGTTCCTGGTAGCATAACCTCTGGTAGTACGTCTGAATTTTTACAAAGGGTCAGGACTTGTAGTAAGTAA
- a CDS encoding tetratricopeptide repeat-containing serine protease family protein, producing MNRRYLSFILFGVCLLPASVLYLSGCQAQTSIEQNSNSDSNLASDLGSEQVIPQAELSGMAAKIKVIAEPITVRIDVSNGNGSGVIIAHQGETYYVLTAEHVVAKEQEYKIVASDGKQYSLDYSKVKKIAGSDLAVAQFTSKQDYQIATLGDYKTRRETMMEELWATNSDPETSKAASEEILRKYDPIHLESRNLVPWLFLFGWQRQQDSSQPRLTAGRDFTDRINFLSEEDKATTAFKDISAFTQAKGYQLSYTNFSQGGMSGGAVLDNQGRVVGIHAAAEGERVGLREIQLGLSLGVPIQIFLDSVEQAGIKPEWLKIETSLPPLITAADETAITESLFEVIPPTANAKATDWINYGNKLWRLFRNEEAIVAFDKAIVLQPDLAQAHYGKAISLKTKEEVAFVDQEQLDRELNEDEFELDRATYEAAIASFKKTTELDPNFEPAWREQAQLLEELGEKSEALAAYDRAITLNPNNDLLHHSRGSLLSQSYRLSEAIEAYNSAISIEPNNPLYYLSRSMAYLMKGNSQQVKTDMERVRAIKPELVDEQSWSDLLESLSNSENLPNRENNLNDLKNSPDYEKLLQNLPDPDNLPDLENIK from the coding sequence ATGAATCGTCGTTATCTGTCTTTTATCTTATTTGGTGTTTGTTTACTACCAGCATCAGTCTTATATCTTAGCGGGTGTCAGGCTCAAACATCTATCGAACAAAATTCTAATTCAGACTCCAATTTAGCCTCAGATTTAGGCTCAGAACAAGTTATTCCCCAAGCAGAATTATCGGGCATGGCTGCCAAAATAAAAGTTATAGCTGAACCAATTACAGTTCGCATAGATGTTTCTAACGGCAACGGTTCAGGGGTAATTATTGCTCATCAAGGAGAAACCTACTATGTGCTAACAGCAGAACACGTAGTTGCCAAAGAACAGGAATATAAAATAGTAGCTTCAGATGGTAAGCAATACTCCCTAGACTATAGCAAGGTCAAAAAAATAGCTGGCTCGGATTTAGCCGTCGCTCAGTTTACTAGCAAGCAAGACTATCAAATTGCCACTTTAGGTGATTATAAAACTAGACGAGAAACAATGATGGAAGAATTATGGGCTACTAATAGCGATCCTGAAACTTCCAAAGCAGCTAGTGAAGAGATTCTGCGAAAATACGATCCAATTCATCTAGAATCCAGAAATCTCGTTCCTTGGCTATTTCTTTTTGGCTGGCAAAGGCAACAAGACTCCTCTCAACCTAGGTTAACTGCTGGGAGAGATTTCACTGACCGAATTAATTTTCTCTCAGAAGAAGATAAAGCGACTACTGCTTTTAAAGATATTAGTGCCTTCACCCAAGCAAAAGGTTATCAGCTTAGTTATACTAATTTTTCTCAGGGAGGAATGAGTGGTGGGGCAGTTTTAGATAATCAGGGCAGAGTAGTTGGCATTCATGCAGCAGCAGAAGGCGAAAGAGTTGGCTTGAGAGAAATTCAATTAGGATTAAGTTTAGGTGTACCAATTCAGATTTTCTTAGATTCGGTAGAACAAGCTGGCATCAAGCCCGAATGGCTGAAAATTGAGACATCTCTACCCCCATTAATTACCGCAGCAGATGAAACAGCTATTACTGAAAGTTTGTTTGAGGTGATACCACCAACAGCTAATGCTAAAGCAACTGACTGGATCAATTATGGCAATAAGCTATGGCGTTTATTTCGTAATGAAGAAGCTATTGTCGCTTTTGACAAAGCAATCGTACTACAACCAGATTTAGCTCAAGCTCACTATGGCAAGGCTATTTCTTTAAAAACCAAAGAAGAAGTTGCTTTTGTAGATCAAGAACAACTAGATCGAGAATTAAATGAGGACGAATTTGAACTTGATCGCGCCACCTATGAAGCAGCGATCGCTAGTTTTAAGAAAACAACCGAACTCGATCCTAATTTCGAGCCAGCCTGGCGAGAACAAGCTCAGTTATTAGAGGAGTTGGGAGAAAAATCTGAAGCCCTAGCTGCTTATGATCGGGCGATCACTCTCAATCCCAATAACGATCTCCTTCATCATTCTCGCGGCTCTTTACTAAGTCAATCATATCGTCTTTCTGAAGCTATTGAAGCTTATAATAGCGCGATTTCTATTGAGCCTAATAACCCCTTGTATTATTTGAGTCGAAGTATGGCTTATTTAATGAAGGGCAATTCACAGCAAGTAAAAACTGATATGGAGCGTGTCAGAGCCATCAAACCTGAACTTGTAGATGAGCAGTCCTGGTCTGACTTATTAGAAAGCTTGTCCAATTCTGAAAACTTGCCCAACCGGGAAAATAATTTGAATGATTTAAAGAACTCCCCCGACTATGAAAAGTTGTTGCAAAATCTTCCCGATCCAGATAACTTGCCTGACTTAGAAAATATTAAGTAA
- a CDS encoding COP23 domain-containing protein — translation MIGLKLARLIISAIAITTVSFGCVNKQVKSSSATSQEKPRKTVQFICSKTYDKNSDQYVYSTVAWNPANKKPIVVWKRQDFSGNNYPPQARCEEVSPRFQQAYDSGSFKYITHGEMNEQPVICTSSAVGGDCQTLLITLKHEDNAERTLEQLSDILLGYASSALEQSSGGISYSEDNKLYVEVDVEDFLSQP, via the coding sequence ATGATCGGGTTAAAATTAGCAAGACTCATTATTTCTGCGATCGCCATTACCACAGTAAGTTTTGGTTGTGTAAACAAACAAGTAAAATCATCTTCTGCTACGAGTCAAGAAAAACCTAGAAAAACTGTTCAATTTATTTGCAGTAAAACCTACGATAAAAATAGTGACCAATACGTTTACTCAACTGTTGCCTGGAATCCAGCCAATAAAAAGCCGATAGTTGTCTGGAAACGGCAAGATTTTAGTGGGAACAACTATCCTCCTCAAGCCCGTTGTGAAGAAGTATCACCTCGATTTCAACAAGCCTATGACAGTGGCAGTTTTAAATACATTACTCACGGTGAAATGAACGAGCAGCCAGTAATCTGTACCTCTTCAGCAGTAGGTGGCGACTGTCAGACACTACTGATTACTTTAAAACACGAAGATAATGCCGAGAGAACTCTAGAACAATTGAGCGACATTTTGTTGGGTTATGCAAGCTCTGCATTGGAACAAAGTTCTGGAGGTATATCTTATTCAGAAGATAACAAACTCTATGTGGAAGTAGATGTCGAAGATTTTCTTAGTCAACCTTAG
- a CDS encoding protein kinase, with protein sequence MELPLGKILDRRYRMIEVLGEGGFGKTFLAQDTKRPGNPICVVKQLKTNFSTPEVFAKAQELFNREAEILENLGKHPNIPTLLAYFAENERFYLVQEYISGHTLNTELISEQPLPEAKVTEIMQLLLLILQFVHSKNVIHRDIKPENIILREEDNQLILIDFGAVKKVTATPQQQTIIGTPQYIPEEQLRGQPTFSSDLYAVGIIALQALTGITPDYDRNWQEILSQDNSKLSDSAPRSGLSSNGGKANRLRDFLLKMSAQDACQRYQSATEALQVLNNILNTKAEANVISPAKTSNIILRASALISGLFAVATIYLLFNKSNLEQQSLSQLKLDNKSKESLLDENDMCDNFMEQVYCEEYFFSGERGQTITIEMNSQQFDSYLVIRQPDGNKLAINNDISPQDWNSRITVNLPRSGQYKAIARTSAVGESGKYTIRAKIK encoded by the coding sequence ATGGAACTACCTCTTGGGAAAATCTTAGATCGCAGGTATCGAATGATCGAGGTTTTGGGAGAAGGAGGTTTCGGAAAAACATTCTTAGCTCAAGATACTAAACGTCCAGGTAATCCTATTTGTGTAGTCAAGCAATTAAAGACAAATTTCTCTACACCAGAAGTATTTGCTAAAGCACAAGAATTATTTAATCGTGAAGCTGAAATTTTAGAAAATTTAGGCAAGCATCCTAATATTCCAACTTTACTAGCTTATTTTGCCGAAAATGAGCGTTTTTATCTGGTTCAAGAATATATTAGTGGTCATACTCTCAATACAGAACTAATTTCTGAACAGCCATTACCAGAAGCAAAAGTAACAGAAATTATGCAACTACTACTATTAATACTTCAGTTTGTTCATAGTAAAAATGTTATCCATCGAGATATTAAACCTGAAAATATTATTCTTAGGGAAGAAGATAATCAACTAATTTTGATTGATTTTGGAGCAGTTAAAAAAGTGACTGCTACTCCACAACAACAAACTATTATTGGTACTCCTCAATACATACCAGAAGAACAATTACGTGGACAACCAACTTTTAGCAGTGATCTCTATGCAGTTGGGATTATTGCTCTGCAAGCTTTAACAGGAATTACACCAGATTATGATCGTAATTGGCAGGAAATATTAAGCCAGGATAATTCAAAACTTAGCGATAGCGCTCCGCGCAGTGGTTTATCCTCGAATGGGGGCAAAGCCAATCGCTTGAGAGATTTTCTGCTCAAAATGTCTGCTCAAGATGCTTGTCAGCGTTATCAATCTGCTACAGAAGCTCTTCAAGTATTAAACAATATCTTAAACACCAAAGCTGAAGCTAACGTGATTTCTCCAGCAAAAACTTCAAATATTATCTTAAGAGCATCAGCACTTATTTCTGGTTTATTTGCTGTGGCAACTATATATCTTTTATTTAATAAATCTAATCTAGAACAGCAGTCATTGTCACAACTAAAATTAGATAACAAGTCCAAAGAAAGTCTATTAGACGAAAATGATATGTGCGACAATTTTATGGAACAAGTATATTGCGAAGAATATTTTTTTTCAGGAGAAAGAGGACAAACAATAACTATTGAAATGAATAGTCAGCAATTCGATTCCTATTTAGTTATACGCCAACCTGATGGTAATAAATTAGCTATCAACAACGATATATCTCCTCAAGATTGGAACTCCAGAATTACGGTGAATTTGCCCCGAAGTGGTCAATATAAGGCGATCGCTAGAACTTCTGCTGTTGGAGAATCAGGAAAATATACGATTAGGGCAAAGATTAAGTAA
- a CDS encoding IS1634 family transposase, which translates to MDIQVKNLDHLGIVAGIVDQIGLVEEIDKQIEQHPQQIISTGQVVKAMILNGLGFVSAPLYLFSEFFVGKATEHLLGEGIKPEHLNDDRIGRALDSLSNQGLTTLFTSIAMLAHQRFNLLTKSLHLDSSSFSLEGSYEIETADESTESTESIESVKITYGYSKDHRPDLKQFMMDVICTGDGDVPLFVRIGNGNESDRAVFAQLIEQFKQEWNLDSIYVADSALYSSANIQQLGELNWITLVPRSIKTAKILAESIEGEVLVESKIPGYRIASCCCDYGGVHQRWLIIESEKRLNSDLKQLEKRLTKQLKIATSELKSLMRQDFACAADAKKAAEKLSRNWKYHSLELIDIETDAHYTKAGRPRKNQSPEHFTYRIEAQVVPVDEVIEIARRQAGRFVLATNVLDEKILTNDEILTEYKGQQSSERGFRFLKDPLFFTSSVFLNTPRRVAALAMVMGLCLLVYTLGQRQLRQVLAHSEQTIPNQLKKPTSTPTLRWVFQCFQAVHLVHLNHQIQVSNLTDTRLKILRFFGNPCQKYYLIC; encoded by the coding sequence ATGGATATCCAAGTTAAAAACTTAGACCACCTAGGTATAGTAGCAGGAATCGTTGACCAAATAGGATTAGTTGAAGAAATAGATAAGCAAATAGAGCAACATCCCCAACAAATCATCAGCACAGGACAAGTGGTGAAAGCTATGATTCTCAATGGATTAGGGTTTGTCAGTGCACCGCTGTACTTATTTAGTGAGTTTTTCGTTGGCAAAGCAACGGAACATCTTTTAGGAGAGGGGATTAAACCAGAACATCTGAATGATGACCGAATTGGAAGAGCTTTGGATAGCTTGTCGAATCAAGGATTAACGACCTTATTCACTAGCATTGCGATGTTAGCCCATCAAAGATTTAACCTTTTGACCAAGAGTCTACATCTAGATTCGAGTAGCTTTAGTTTGGAGGGAAGCTATGAAATAGAAACCGCAGATGAATCAACCGAATCAACCGAATCAATCGAATCCGTCAAGATAACTTACGGCTACTCCAAAGATCATCGACCAGATTTAAAACAATTCATGATGGATGTTATCTGTACAGGAGATGGAGATGTCCCCCTGTTTGTGAGGATAGGAAATGGAAACGAATCCGACCGTGCTGTTTTTGCTCAATTGATCGAGCAATTTAAACAGGAATGGAATCTGGATAGTATCTACGTTGCTGACAGTGCGCTTTACAGTTCAGCAAATATTCAACAACTGGGAGAGTTAAACTGGATTACCCTTGTCCCTCGAAGTATAAAAACCGCCAAAATCTTAGCTGAATCAATCGAAGGCGAGGTGTTGGTTGAGAGCAAAATTCCAGGTTATCGTATTGCATCATGTTGTTGCGATTATGGAGGAGTTCATCAACGTTGGCTAATTATTGAAAGTGAAAAGCGTCTTAATAGCGATCTCAAGCAACTCGAAAAGCGACTAACAAAACAACTTAAAATAGCGACAAGTGAACTTAAGTCACTGATGAGACAAGATTTTGCCTGTGCTGCCGATGCCAAAAAAGCGGCGGAAAAACTTAGCCGCAACTGGAAATATCATTCCTTAGAATTAATCGACATTGAGACTGATGCTCACTACACAAAGGCAGGACGACCTAGGAAAAATCAGTCTCCTGAACATTTTACCTATCGTATCGAGGCTCAAGTTGTTCCTGTAGATGAGGTAATTGAGATTGCCAGAAGACAAGCAGGAAGGTTTGTTCTCGCTACTAATGTTCTCGATGAGAAGATTCTGACTAATGATGAGATTTTAACTGAATATAAAGGTCAGCAAAGTTCGGAAAGGGGTTTCCGATTCTTGAAAGATCCTCTGTTTTTTACTTCGAGTGTCTTTTTGAATACTCCTCGGCGAGTGGCAGCCCTGGCAATGGTTATGGGTTTGTGTTTGCTAGTTTATACTCTCGGTCAACGTCAATTAAGACAAGTCTTAGCTCATTCCGAGCAGACTATTCCCAACCAACTCAAGAAACCCACCTCTACTCCTACACTAAGATGGGTATTTCAGTGTTTTCAGGCGGTTCATCTTGTTCATTTGAATCATCAAATACAAGTTTCTAATCTTACTGACACCCGACTGAAGATCTTACGGTTTTTTGGAAACCCTTGCCAAAAATATTATTTAATCTGCTGA